One part of the Arthrobacter tumbae genome encodes these proteins:
- a CDS encoding malate:quinone oxidoreductase, translating into MTADSQAGKPANHTDVVLIGGGIMSATLGAFLKQLQPDWSITLFERLDRAGLESSDPWNNAGTGHAALCELNYSPAGKDGSVDPSKAIAINEQFQVSRQFWAHMVSNGHLGDPGGFINAVPHMSFVWGEPNVEYLRRRYESLRTQPLFKSIEFATDHSAIAEWTPLIMEGRSAGQPVAASRVAGGTDVDFGSLTRGLTSYLGENDVDLRYGHDVTNLSKTSQNRWDVTVRNRATGQEHTVNTRFVFIGAGGGALHLLQKSGIPEGRGFAGFPVSGQFLRCTNPKTVSRHDAKVYGQASVGAPPMSVPHLDTRYVNGERSLLFGPYAGFSTKFLKRGSLLDLPTSIRPSNLLPMLAVGKDNIPLTRYLISEVLKKREAKNEYLNEFLPAADGNRWELISAGQRVQVIKKAPGKGGVLQFGTEIITSADGTVGALLGASPGASTAAPIMLELMRRCFPGQLADWEPKLKEMIPGYGTRLNENESLADDIQSMTDRVLGLN; encoded by the coding sequence GTGACTGCTGACAGCCAGGCGGGAAAACCCGCGAACCACACTGACGTCGTTCTTATTGGCGGCGGAATCATGAGCGCCACCCTGGGTGCGTTCCTCAAGCAACTGCAGCCGGACTGGAGTATCACCCTGTTCGAGCGGCTTGACCGCGCGGGGCTCGAAAGCTCGGACCCCTGGAACAACGCCGGCACCGGCCACGCTGCCCTCTGCGAGCTCAATTACTCGCCGGCAGGCAAGGACGGCTCTGTAGACCCCTCAAAAGCCATCGCCATCAATGAACAGTTCCAGGTCTCCAGGCAGTTCTGGGCGCATATGGTCTCGAACGGCCACCTCGGCGATCCGGGCGGTTTCATCAATGCTGTTCCGCACATGAGCTTCGTTTGGGGCGAACCGAATGTGGAGTATCTCCGTCGCCGCTATGAGTCACTCCGCACGCAACCGCTCTTCAAGTCCATCGAGTTCGCCACCGACCACTCCGCCATTGCAGAGTGGACTCCGCTCATCATGGAGGGCCGCAGCGCCGGGCAGCCCGTCGCCGCATCGAGGGTAGCCGGCGGAACGGACGTCGATTTCGGCTCACTCACCCGAGGCTTGACGAGCTATCTCGGCGAGAATGACGTCGACCTGCGCTACGGCCATGACGTCACCAACCTTTCGAAGACGTCGCAGAACCGCTGGGATGTCACTGTCCGCAACCGTGCAACCGGTCAGGAGCACACGGTGAACACGCGCTTCGTCTTCATCGGAGCCGGTGGCGGTGCGCTGCATCTGCTGCAGAAGAGCGGTATCCCCGAAGGCCGGGGCTTTGCCGGGTTCCCGGTCTCCGGGCAGTTCCTGCGCTGCACCAACCCGAAGACCGTGAGCCGGCATGACGCCAAGGTGTACGGGCAGGCGTCGGTGGGCGCACCGCCCATGTCGGTGCCGCACCTCGACACCCGCTACGTCAACGGCGAGCGCTCGCTGTTGTTCGGTCCCTACGCCGGTTTCTCCACCAAGTTCCTGAAGCGCGGGTCCCTCCTTGACCTGCCCACGTCGATCCGTCCATCCAATCTCCTGCCCATGCTCGCGGTGGGCAAGGACAATATTCCGCTCACCAGGTACCTCATCAGCGAGGTGCTCAAGAAGCGTGAAGCGAAGAACGAGTACCTCAATGAGTTCCTGCCGGCAGCGGACGGCAACCGGTGGGAACTGATCAGCGCCGGTCAGCGTGTACAGGTCATCAAGAAGGCACCCGGAAAGGGCGGCGTTCTGCAGTTCGGCACGGAGATCATCACTTCGGCTGACGGCACTGTCGGCGCGCTCCTGGGAGCATCTCCAGGGGCGTCGACTGCGGCGCCGATCATGCTCGAACTCATGCGGCGATGCTTCCCCGGCCAGTTGGCTGACTGGGAGCCCAAACTGAAGGAAATGATTCCCGGCTACGGCACGAGGCTCAACGAGAATGAGTCGCTTGCGGACGACATCCAGTCAATGACTGACAGGGTCCTGGGACTCAACTAG
- a CDS encoding efflux RND transporter permease subunit — translation MFRLAQLSLGNRALIALITVCAAVFGVIAMGSLKQELIPSLEFPQITVVSSLPGAGPEYLDKQVSEPLESALSGVEGLESSSATSRSGVSTVSLMFAYGTDLDRARGQVDRAISTVRPVLPEDVEPQSLAGSINDLPVVFMAVSSDRTLSELGEELTRLTVPQLQKVEGVRSAEITGGAEQHISILPREEDLAAQGLAVGDIIDVLENNGELFPIGTLEEGERSLTIQAGSPVQSLDDIRALPILPPETSPGPGTPGPATIGQVAEVSIADDDATSITRTNGIETLALTVTKVPSADTVTLSNAVTALIPELEAELGDGADITVIFDQAPFIERSIADLTTEGLLGLGFAVVVILVFLLSARSTLVTAVSIPLSLLITFIGLWATGYSLNILTLGALTIAIGRVVDDSIVVIENIKRHLGYGEDKRSAILTAIREVAGAITASTLTTVAVFAPIAFVGDLAGELFRPFALTVTIALLASLAVSLTIVPVLAYWFLPRTPVATDQADPAAAAAEQRHRAEEKEQRSWLQRGYLPVLRVTQHHPVWTVVAGALVLAGTVALVPFMQTNLLGNTGQNNFSITQRQQPGSSLENTVAEAGRVEEALAGFEEIRDVQVTVGNAAGAVGARFSAGASTAQFTVTTEEDADQQQLQNEVRSALNELEGAGEISLSSQQGGLGTSSTVDINITAPEPDLLAEASDAVVAAMQGVPGARDVTSNLAAAQPQIQVSVDRTAAVSAGLTEGQIGALLGGNISAVPGGTVRLEATDYPILIGEGTEITSLEQLRDLSLPTPAGPIPLTDVATVEEVQVPLTITSSNGERTAQVSITPSQDNLGALTASVTERLDAVTLPAGATATLGGASEQQADSFGQLFLALWAAVAIVYVIMVATFKSLIQPLILLVSVPFAATGAIALLVLTGIPLGLPSLIGMLMLVGIVVTNAIVLIDLINQYRRPQNGSPGLSVADAVTRGARQRLRPILMTALATVFALTPMALGLTGEGGFISQPLAVVVVGGLVSSTLLTLVLVPVLYRLVEGRRERRNVMTETRESELALQR, via the coding sequence ATGTTCCGTTTGGCGCAGCTCTCCCTGGGTAACCGCGCACTGATCGCCCTCATCACCGTCTGCGCGGCGGTGTTCGGCGTGATCGCCATGGGATCCTTGAAGCAGGAGCTCATTCCCTCGCTGGAGTTTCCGCAGATCACTGTGGTTTCCTCGCTGCCCGGGGCCGGCCCAGAGTACCTGGATAAGCAGGTCAGTGAACCGCTGGAAAGCGCCCTCAGCGGTGTCGAAGGCCTTGAATCATCCTCGGCCACCTCGCGGAGCGGCGTTTCTACAGTCAGCCTGATGTTCGCGTACGGCACGGACCTGGACCGCGCCCGCGGGCAGGTTGACCGTGCCATCTCGACGGTACGCCCTGTTCTGCCCGAGGACGTTGAGCCGCAGTCGCTGGCCGGAAGCATCAACGACCTCCCCGTTGTCTTCATGGCCGTGTCTTCAGACCGCACCCTCAGTGAGTTGGGCGAGGAACTGACCCGGCTCACGGTGCCGCAGCTTCAGAAGGTGGAGGGTGTCCGCAGCGCCGAGATCACCGGCGGCGCTGAACAGCACATCTCCATCCTGCCCCGGGAGGAAGATCTTGCGGCGCAGGGGCTTGCCGTGGGCGACATCATCGACGTCCTCGAAAACAACGGGGAGCTTTTCCCCATCGGTACCCTTGAAGAGGGCGAACGGTCGCTGACCATTCAGGCTGGCAGTCCCGTCCAGTCACTGGACGACATCCGCGCCCTTCCCATCCTGCCGCCGGAGACGTCCCCGGGTCCCGGCACACCCGGACCGGCAACGATTGGCCAGGTTGCCGAGGTCTCAATAGCCGACGACGACGCCACTTCCATCACGCGCACCAACGGCATCGAAACACTGGCGCTCACCGTGACGAAGGTCCCGTCCGCAGATACAGTGACCCTTTCCAACGCCGTGACGGCACTGATCCCCGAGCTTGAGGCTGAACTGGGCGACGGCGCCGACATCACCGTGATTTTCGACCAGGCGCCCTTCATCGAGCGTTCCATTGCAGACCTCACAACCGAGGGTTTGCTGGGACTGGGCTTCGCCGTCGTCGTTATTCTGGTCTTCCTCCTCTCAGCGCGTTCCACGCTGGTGACCGCGGTGTCCATTCCGTTGTCGCTGCTGATCACTTTCATCGGCTTGTGGGCCACCGGCTACTCCCTCAACATCCTGACGCTCGGTGCTCTGACGATTGCGATCGGCCGGGTCGTCGATGACTCGATCGTGGTGATTGAGAACATCAAGCGACACCTCGGTTACGGCGAGGACAAACGCTCCGCGATCCTGACCGCCATCCGCGAAGTTGCCGGAGCCATCACCGCTTCCACCCTGACCACGGTGGCGGTCTTTGCCCCGATCGCCTTTGTGGGCGATCTGGCAGGTGAGCTGTTCCGGCCGTTTGCGCTGACCGTCACGATTGCGCTGCTGGCGTCCCTGGCTGTATCGCTGACGATCGTCCCGGTGCTGGCCTACTGGTTCCTGCCGCGGACGCCGGTCGCAACCGATCAGGCAGATCCGGCGGCGGCCGCGGCGGAGCAACGGCACCGGGCTGAGGAAAAGGAGCAGCGGTCCTGGCTCCAACGGGGATACCTTCCTGTACTCCGGGTAACCCAGCACCATCCGGTGTGGACCGTCGTGGCCGGAGCGCTCGTGCTTGCAGGAACCGTGGCGCTGGTGCCGTTCATGCAGACCAACCTCCTCGGCAATACCGGACAGAACAATTTCAGCATCACCCAGCGCCAGCAGCCGGGATCCAGTCTCGAAAACACTGTTGCCGAAGCGGGCCGCGTGGAGGAAGCCCTTGCCGGTTTCGAGGAGATCCGTGATGTGCAGGTCACGGTCGGAAACGCAGCAGGGGCAGTGGGCGCCCGCTTTTCGGCCGGTGCTTCCACCGCACAGTTCACGGTGACCACCGAGGAAGACGCTGACCAGCAGCAGCTGCAGAACGAGGTCCGTTCCGCGCTCAACGAGCTCGAGGGAGCGGGCGAGATCTCGCTTTCCAGCCAGCAGGGCGGATTGGGGACGTCGAGCACGGTGGACATCAATATCACTGCCCCGGAACCCGACCTGCTCGCTGAGGCAAGCGACGCCGTCGTCGCCGCCATGCAGGGGGTACCGGGAGCACGCGATGTGACGTCCAACCTGGCTGCCGCCCAGCCGCAGATCCAGGTGAGCGTGGACCGGACGGCGGCGGTGAGCGCCGGATTGACTGAGGGCCAGATCGGCGCGCTGCTGGGCGGCAATATCAGCGCCGTTCCGGGAGGCACCGTCCGGCTTGAAGCCACCGACTACCCCATCCTCATCGGTGAGGGAACCGAGATCACCAGCCTGGAGCAACTCCGCGACCTTTCGTTGCCGACCCCGGCCGGGCCGATTCCGCTGACGGATGTCGCCACGGTTGAAGAGGTGCAGGTTCCGCTGACGATCACCAGTTCAAACGGCGAACGGACAGCGCAGGTGTCCATCACGCCGTCCCAGGACAATCTGGGCGCCCTGACGGCGTCCGTCACCGAGCGCCTGGACGCCGTGACGCTGCCTGCCGGGGCGACCGCCACACTGGGCGGCGCGTCCGAACAGCAGGCGGATTCCTTCGGCCAGCTCTTCCTAGCGCTCTGGGCGGCGGTGGCCATCGTGTACGTCATCATGGTGGCAACGTTCAAGAGCCTGATCCAGCCGCTCATCCTCCTCGTCTCGGTTCCCTTCGCGGCTACCGGTGCGATTGCCCTGCTCGTTCTCACGGGCATCCCGCTGGGGCTGCCCTCACTGATTGGCATGCTGATGCTGGTCGGCATCGTTGTCACGAATGCGATCGTCCTCATCGACCTGATCAACCAGTACCGGCGGCCGCAGAACGGTTCTCCCGGGCTCAGCGTTGCCGACGCAGTGACCCGCGGTGCCAGGCAACGTCTTCGTCCCATCCTCATGACAGCTCTGGCGACGGTCTTCGCCCTGACCCCGATGGCCCTCGGCCTGACCGGAGAAGGCGGGTTCATCTCCCAACCGCTTGCCGTCGTCGTCGTTGGTGGTCTTGTCTCCTCGACCCTGCTGACCCTGGTGCTGGTTCCGGTGCTCTACCGGCTGGTCGAAGGCCGGCGGGAGCGGCGGAACGTGATGACCGAAACCCGCGAGTCGGAGCTGGCCCTGCAGCGCTAG
- a CDS encoding DMT family transporter, translating into MNPPSGASLVLRFAVLALAWGCSFLFIKVALEGLSPSQVVLGRVLIGAITLGLVVSAGRVPLPRGARVWGHLLVVGLFLCVVPFTLFAAAETSIPSGLASIYNATTPLLTALVAILALPGERLSRRAGAGLAVGFLGVLVVVGLPVGAQTGNDESLAGQLMCLGATACYGIGFVWIRRFISPLGLPAASVAFVQVGLGAVVALVLAPFTALQPMTLTPPVVLSVIALGALSTGLAYIWNTEIVAGWGATSAASVTYLTPVVGVIAGVLVLDESFSWNQPAGGVLVVLGVVMTKMPLRRIRRAPRPNPDREQMRGRSGYGVQ; encoded by the coding sequence ATGAATCCCCCGTCCGGTGCCAGCCTTGTGCTGCGGTTTGCCGTGCTCGCCCTTGCATGGGGCTGCAGTTTCCTCTTTATCAAGGTGGCGCTCGAAGGGCTCTCGCCCAGCCAGGTGGTGCTCGGCAGGGTACTGATCGGCGCTATCACGCTGGGGCTGGTGGTGTCGGCGGGCCGGGTACCGCTGCCGCGGGGTGCAAGGGTCTGGGGTCATCTCCTCGTGGTCGGCCTGTTCCTGTGCGTCGTCCCGTTCACGCTGTTTGCGGCGGCGGAGACCTCGATCCCGTCCGGCCTTGCCAGCATTTACAACGCGACGACGCCGCTGCTCACCGCGCTGGTGGCAATCCTCGCGCTGCCTGGCGAACGGCTTTCGCGCAGGGCCGGAGCCGGGCTGGCGGTTGGCTTCCTTGGAGTGCTGGTGGTGGTCGGATTACCGGTGGGAGCGCAGACGGGGAACGACGAATCACTTGCCGGGCAGCTCATGTGCCTTGGCGCCACTGCCTGTTATGGCATCGGATTCGTCTGGATTCGCCGGTTCATCAGCCCGCTCGGCCTGCCGGCTGCGTCAGTGGCGTTCGTGCAGGTCGGATTGGGCGCAGTCGTCGCGCTTGTGCTTGCTCCCTTCACTGCGCTGCAGCCGATGACCCTAACTCCACCGGTGGTGCTGTCGGTGATAGCGCTGGGAGCATTGAGTACGGGCCTCGCCTACATCTGGAATACGGAGATCGTGGCGGGGTGGGGTGCCACCAGCGCCGCGTCAGTCACTTATCTCACTCCGGTGGTCGGCGTGATTGCCGGCGTGTTGGTGCTGGATGAAAGCTTCAGCTGGAATCAGCCGGCCGGAGGAGTCCTCGTAGTCCTTGGGGTGGTGATGACGAAGATGCCGCTGCGGCGCATCAGACGTGCGCCGCGACCAAACCCGGACAGGGAACAAATGCGCGGCAGGAGTGGTTACGGAGTACAGTAG
- a CDS encoding LLM class flavin-dependent oxidoreductase, with protein sequence MQIGIFSVGDVTVDPTTGKAPSEHERIKAMVTIAKHAEDVGMDVFATGEHHNRPFVPSSPTTMLGYVAAQTSRIILSTSTTLITTNDPVKIAEDYAMLQHLADGRVDLILGRGNTAPVYPWFGKSPQDSVDLTVENYHLLRRLWDEDVVTWEGKHRTPLHNFTSTPRPLDGVAPFVWHGTIRTPQVAEIAAYYGDGYFANNIFWPKEHYQQLISLYRERYAHYGHGTPEQAIVGLGGQFFIRPKSQDAVNDFRPYFDNAPVYGHGPSLEDFTSQTPLTVGSPQELIDKTLSFREFFGDYQRQLFLVDHAGLPLKTVLEQLDLFGSDVLPTLRKEFAKRTPASIPAPPTFENRLAAVSAHA encoded by the coding sequence ATGCAGATCGGTATCTTCAGCGTCGGCGACGTAACGGTTGATCCCACCACCGGCAAAGCACCGAGCGAACACGAGCGCATCAAGGCCATGGTGACCATCGCCAAGCATGCCGAAGACGTTGGCATGGATGTTTTCGCGACCGGCGAGCACCACAACCGCCCGTTTGTTCCCAGCTCCCCCACCACCATGCTCGGCTACGTGGCGGCGCAGACCTCGCGGATCATCCTCTCGACCTCAACCACATTGATCACCACCAATGACCCGGTCAAGATCGCCGAAGACTACGCCATGCTGCAGCACCTCGCCGACGGCCGGGTGGACCTCATCCTGGGTCGGGGAAACACGGCTCCCGTCTACCCCTGGTTCGGCAAGAGTCCGCAGGACAGCGTCGACCTCACCGTTGAGAACTACCACCTGCTGCGCCGGCTGTGGGACGAGGACGTGGTCACCTGGGAGGGCAAGCACCGCACCCCGCTGCATAACTTCACTTCCACGCCACGGCCGCTCGACGGCGTTGCGCCGTTCGTCTGGCACGGCACCATCCGCACGCCGCAGGTGGCCGAGATCGCCGCTTACTACGGCGACGGCTACTTCGCCAACAACATCTTCTGGCCGAAGGAGCACTACCAGCAGCTCATCTCGCTCTACCGCGAGCGGTACGCACATTACGGCCACGGCACACCCGAGCAGGCGATTGTCGGGCTCGGCGGACAGTTCTTCATCCGCCCCAAGTCCCAGGACGCCGTCAACGATTTCCGCCCCTACTTCGACAACGCGCCGGTCTACGGGCACGGACCATCACTGGAGGACTTCACCTCGCAGACACCCCTGACCGTCGGTAGTCCGCAGGAGCTGATCGACAAGACACTTTCCTTCCGGGAGTTCTTCGGGGACTACCAGCGCCAACTCTTCCTCGTGGACCACGCGGGGCTTCCACTGAAGACGGTCCTGGAGCAGCTCGACCTGTTCGGCTCCGATGTGCTGCCCACACTGCGCAAGGAATTCGCGAAGCGCACGCCCGCCTCGATACCCGCTCCCCCGACGTTCGAGAACCGGCTGGCTGCGGTGTCTGCCCATGCCTGA
- a CDS encoding MarR family winged helix-turn-helix transcriptional regulator codes for MPESPATPLRLTADAWESLFRAQVAVMRRLRRDPSFQTLAIGEYDVLFNLSRCPTGWTRLNELNSHLLISQPSLSRMAERLEHKGLVQRRQAPDDQRGVLLSLTDEGRRLQREIGSAHVRGIHALLGPLLDEEEMEQLLTLTTKLRAGLEHDDGAHRPD; via the coding sequence ATGCCTGAGTCTCCAGCAACACCGCTGCGCCTCACTGCCGACGCCTGGGAGTCCCTCTTCCGGGCGCAGGTCGCGGTGATGCGCAGGCTCCGGCGGGATCCGTCCTTCCAGACGCTCGCCATCGGAGAGTACGACGTCCTCTTCAACCTCAGCCGCTGTCCCACCGGCTGGACACGGCTCAACGAGCTGAACAGTCATCTTTTGATCAGCCAGCCGAGCCTGAGCCGGATGGCTGAGCGCCTTGAGCATAAGGGCCTCGTCCAGCGCAGGCAGGCGCCGGATGATCAGCGCGGTGTGCTGCTGTCACTCACAGACGAAGGCCGCCGCCTGCAGCGCGAGATCGGCTCGGCGCACGTGCGCGGCATCCACGCCCTGCTCGGTCCCCTCCTGGACGAGGAAGAGATGGAACAGCTGTTGACTCTGACCACGAAACTTCGGGCGGGCCTGGAGCACGACGACGGCGCTCACCGGCCGGACTGA
- a CDS encoding transglutaminase-like domain-containing protein, with translation MNRSVTARLTAHTRANTSMAFSVAVARNSGYSAVDEVLQLTANDKPVAPIPVHDSHGGILHTLTLEQPSVLELFYRAEVRGSATAPEKDDADLIRYVRPSRYCESDRLLPTSYALFGSLQGGELLSAVRAWVSGNISYVSGSSRPTDGATETLLDRRGVCRDYAHLVIALLRAKDVPARLVSVYAPGLTPMDFHAVVEAWVDGAWHVVDATGLAPRTNLLRIATGRDASDTAFLSTVGGSLTLDTLQVTAVADTLHDDDGTSPVQLG, from the coding sequence ATGAATCGATCAGTCACGGCTCGCCTCACCGCCCATACCCGGGCCAATACCTCGATGGCCTTTTCCGTTGCGGTGGCGCGGAACTCCGGGTACTCGGCTGTGGATGAGGTCCTTCAGCTCACGGCCAACGACAAACCGGTAGCGCCAATCCCCGTTCATGACAGCCATGGCGGAATCCTCCACACACTCACCCTCGAGCAGCCGTCAGTGCTGGAACTGTTCTACAGGGCCGAGGTACGGGGCTCCGCAACCGCACCCGAGAAGGACGACGCCGACCTCATCCGGTATGTCCGTCCCAGCCGTTACTGTGAATCGGACCGGTTGTTACCGACGTCGTACGCTCTGTTCGGAAGCCTGCAGGGCGGTGAGCTGCTGTCCGCAGTGCGCGCTTGGGTGAGCGGCAACATCAGCTACGTCTCCGGATCATCCAGGCCCACCGACGGCGCCACGGAGACGCTGCTTGACCGCCGGGGAGTCTGCCGCGACTACGCCCATCTGGTGATCGCACTGCTGCGTGCCAAGGACGTCCCCGCACGGCTGGTGTCGGTTTACGCGCCGGGTCTGACTCCGATGGACTTCCACGCAGTGGTTGAGGCGTGGGTGGACGGAGCGTGGCATGTCGTCGACGCAACCGGGCTCGCTCCGCGGACCAACCTGCTGCGCATCGCAACCGGGCGGGACGCCTCGGACACCGCGTTTCTCTCCACGGTCGGAGGGAGCCTCACCCTGGACACGCTGCAGGTCACCGCTGTGGCAGACACCCTGCACGACGACGACGGCACCTCACCGGTCCAGCTCGGCTAG
- a CDS encoding oxidoreductase: protein MNRSTTDTSANDRLDGLTAVVTGANSGLGLQTVIGLARRGASVVLACRSEERGAAALERARDASGSTSLTLRQLDLGSLESVRSFSRDWTGPLDLLVNNAGVMATPLKRTVDGFEQQFGINHLGHFALTGLLLEALRQSPSARVVTVSSLAHKRGRIDFADLNADARYRPWKAYNQSKLANLMFTVELDRRVRAAGWPLIAAAAHPGLSMTNLTAGMRGAAVLDLMGGFFRIMGQSDVDGAKPILLAATGPQVHGGDYYGPDGRGETRGNPALVAPAPSVLDEDVAAKLWAASEELTGVTYAGLPAA, encoded by the coding sequence GTGAATCGCTCTACCACTGACACCTCCGCAAACGATCGCCTGGACGGCCTGACCGCCGTCGTGACCGGCGCCAACAGCGGGCTGGGTCTGCAGACCGTTATCGGCCTGGCCAGACGCGGGGCGTCGGTCGTTTTGGCCTGCCGCAGCGAGGAACGCGGTGCAGCGGCCCTGGAGCGGGCACGCGATGCGTCCGGCAGCACGTCGCTGACGCTGCGGCAGCTCGATCTGGGAAGCCTGGAGTCGGTACGCTCCTTCAGCCGCGACTGGACCGGTCCGCTGGATCTTTTGGTCAACAATGCCGGCGTGATGGCCACCCCGTTGAAACGTACGGTTGACGGTTTTGAGCAGCAGTTCGGCATCAACCACCTGGGGCACTTCGCGCTGACAGGCCTGCTGCTGGAGGCGCTACGGCAGTCCCCGTCCGCGCGGGTGGTGACGGTGTCCTCCTTGGCCCACAAGCGCGGACGTATCGATTTTGCCGACCTGAATGCCGATGCCCGGTACCGCCCCTGGAAGGCGTACAACCAGAGCAAGCTCGCGAACCTTATGTTCACCGTGGAGCTCGATCGTCGGGTACGGGCAGCCGGTTGGCCGCTGATTGCCGCTGCCGCCCATCCGGGACTGTCGATGACCAACCTGACGGCCGGGATGCGCGGAGCGGCCGTGCTGGATCTGATGGGCGGATTCTTCCGGATCATGGGCCAATCGGATGTGGACGGTGCGAAGCCCATCCTTCTGGCTGCAACCGGCCCGCAGGTGCATGGTGGCGACTACTACGGCCCGGATGGGCGAGGCGAGACCCGAGGAAATCCCGCACTGGTAGCTCCCGCTCCGTCGGTCCTCGACGAGGATGTTGCTGCGAAACTCTGGGCGGCCAGTGAGGAACTGACTGGCGTAACCTATGCGGGGCTTCCTGCCGCCTGA
- a CDS encoding HNH endonuclease signature motif containing protein — MSSEEQFPHSAGRRGDGARLSLTSVWEGSAEPAPAGPYGHVHLPPTGGFDLPTAVDALVLVNELQCWAEAQKAKLVDRIREHYLVEAHLEQDTDDDGITVAEQSSSWAAEEVGTALRLPSSTSRTLVEQSQLLLEEYSRTFIGLESGKLSWRHAATIVEECVGVPADSVVRFEQDLVEVAEQSTVAKLTRRARGLREILHPEAAPVRKTRAAAERRVIVEPGTDGMAWLSAYLPAEQACGIYNRIDAGARGLQAPEEGRTLGQLRADVFTDLLTHTCTGDISTGTGFRGIGATVHITVPALTLLDQMPGGGGERGAGGRGADRGSTGFMAGARAGNAEKGRVAGDGWNPMHGEDADEHGITDGYGPADGDSNADSGARLGRPGYAVLEGYGPIDPETAARLAGHAPSFTRILTHPETGAALSIGRASYRPPKHLQDWVRARDKTCRHPGCNRTAKATEIDHTIPWHKGGRTDHHNLSCLCAKHHMLKTNEHWDYKQPEPGTIIAISPAGKTYTTRPPPF, encoded by the coding sequence ATGAGTTCGGAGGAGCAGTTTCCACACAGTGCCGGCAGGCGGGGTGATGGCGCACGGCTTTCGCTGACATCGGTGTGGGAAGGGTCGGCAGAGCCGGCTCCGGCGGGTCCCTATGGGCATGTCCATCTTCCGCCGACCGGCGGGTTTGACCTTCCCACTGCGGTGGACGCCCTGGTGCTGGTAAACGAGCTGCAATGCTGGGCGGAGGCGCAGAAGGCCAAGCTGGTGGACCGGATTCGCGAGCACTATCTGGTGGAAGCCCACCTCGAGCAAGATACCGACGACGACGGCATCACCGTTGCGGAACAGTCCTCCTCGTGGGCTGCTGAGGAGGTTGGTACGGCTCTGCGCTTGCCTTCCAGCACGTCGAGGACCCTGGTGGAGCAGAGCCAACTACTCCTGGAGGAGTATTCGCGCACGTTCATCGGGCTTGAATCCGGCAAGCTGTCGTGGCGGCATGCCGCCACTATCGTGGAGGAATGCGTCGGTGTCCCAGCTGATTCGGTGGTCCGGTTTGAGCAGGACCTTGTCGAGGTGGCTGAGCAGTCCACAGTCGCGAAGCTGACCCGGCGAGCCCGCGGACTGCGGGAGATCCTGCACCCGGAAGCTGCTCCGGTCCGCAAAACCCGTGCCGCTGCCGAACGCCGGGTCATCGTCGAGCCGGGTACTGACGGGATGGCCTGGCTGAGCGCCTACTTGCCGGCGGAACAGGCGTGCGGGATTTACAACCGGATCGACGCCGGAGCCCGCGGACTCCAGGCACCAGAGGAGGGGCGCACTCTCGGCCAACTCCGTGCCGATGTCTTCACCGACCTGCTCACCCACACCTGTACCGGAGACATCAGCACGGGAACCGGGTTCCGTGGAATCGGAGCAACCGTCCACATCACCGTGCCCGCCCTCACCCTGCTGGACCAAATGCCAGGCGGCGGTGGTGAACGAGGAGCAGGCGGACGAGGAGCGGATCGGGGATCGACCGGCTTCATGGCTGGCGCCCGAGCCGGGAATGCTGAAAAAGGCCGCGTTGCGGGCGATGGCTGGAACCCAATGCACGGCGAAGACGCAGACGAACATGGCATCACAGACGGGTACGGTCCCGCCGACGGTGACAGCAACGCTGATTCCGGAGCAAGGCTAGGCCGACCCGGCTACGCGGTGCTGGAGGGATACGGCCCGATCGACCCGGAGACCGCAGCACGTCTGGCCGGTCACGCACCCTCATTCACCCGGATTCTGACACACCCCGAAACCGGTGCGGCGCTCTCCATCGGCCGGGCCTCCTACCGGCCACCGAAACACCTCCAGGACTGGGTCCGAGCCCGGGACAAAACCTGCAGACATCCCGGCTGCAACCGGACGGCAAAAGCAACGGAAATCGACCACACCATCCCCTGGCACAAAGGCGGACGCACCGACCACCACAACCTTTCCTGCCTATGCGCCAAGCACCACATGCTCAAAACAAACGAGCACTGGGACTACAAGCAGCCCGAACCCGGCACCATCATCGCCATCTCACCAGCCGGCAAGACCTACACCACCAGACCGCCGCCCTTCTAG
- a CDS encoding DUF2795 domain-containing protein → MADSPSPIDIQKALGGVSYPARKDDLVNNAETSGADGAVLDALRGIPDQEYESPADVSKAVSE, encoded by the coding sequence ATGGCAGATTCACCCAGCCCCATCGACATCCAAAAAGCCCTCGGCGGCGTCAGCTACCCTGCCCGGAAAGACGATCTCGTCAACAACGCTGAGACTTCCGGTGCAGACGGGGCTGTCCTCGACGCGCTCCGGGGCATCCCCGATCAGGAGTACGAATCTCCCGCTGATGTGAGCAAGGCCGTCTCGGAGTAG